Proteins encoded together in one Vitis vinifera cultivar Pinot Noir 40024 chromosome 4, ASM3070453v1 window:
- the LOC100249085 gene encoding glutamyl-tRNA(Gln) amidotransferase subunit C, chloroplastic/mitochondrial, with translation MGSRALLLLKATTAETLLFTSKSTFSKALIRNSTRSFSTRSALLPPDLPRLAETARISLTPHEVEEFAPKIRQVIDWFGQLQAVDLQSIEPSIRADTEGDNLRDDSPETFENREAIIAAIPSYEEPYLKVPKVLNKD, from the exons ATGGGAAGCAGAGCTCTGCTTCTGCTAAAAGCAACAACGGCAGAGACTCTTCTCTTCACTTCCAAAAGCACTTTTTCCAAAGCGCTTATTCGAAATTCAACCCGAAGCTTTTCAACCCGATCCGCTCTTCTCCCTCCGGACCTGCCTCGTCTGGCTGAAACTGCTCGCATCTCTCTCACCCCACACGAG gTTGAGGAATTTGCTCCGAAAATTCGACAAGTGATAGACTG GTTTGGGCAACTTCAAGCTGTTGATCTTCAGAGTATTGAGCCGTCAATCAGAGCAG ATACTGAAGGTGACAATTTGCGTGATGATTCTCCTGAAACATTTGAGAATAG GGAGGCAATAATAGCTGCTATCCCAAGCTATGAGGAGCCATATCTCAAAGTTCCCAAGGTCTTAAACAAGGACTAA